Proteins co-encoded in one Chroicocephalus ridibundus chromosome 6, bChrRid1.1, whole genome shotgun sequence genomic window:
- the NDST2 gene encoding bifunctional heparan sulfate N-deacetylase/N-sulfotransferase 2, producing the protein MIQLWKVVRHVRQLELHRLILLLIAFSLISMCILAYYVTNSPKIKEPPPLPFSDCSNQHRILIPPQASWRLTKSVDTSRTDPVVLVFVESIYSQLGQEIVAILESSRFKYRTEIAPGKGDMPTLTDKDRGRYALIIYENILKYVNLDAWNRELLDKYCVEYGVGIIGFFKANENSLLSAQLKGFPLFLHSNLGLRDYHINPSAPLLYVTRANEVEQGPLPGDDWTVFQSNHSTYEPVLLASTKSSESIPHLATHKALHATVVQDLGLHDGIQRVLFGNNLNFWLHKLIFVDAIAYLTGKRLCLTLDRYILVDIDDIFVGKEGTRMKVSDVEALLSTQNKLRTLVPNFTFNLGFSGKFYHTGTDEEDEGDDMLLKHRKEFWWFPHMWSHMQPHLFHNVTVLAEQMKLNKQFAVEHGIPTDLGYAVAPHHSGVYPVHTQLYEAWKSVWSIQVTSTEEYPHLRPARYRRGFIHNGIMVLPRQTCGLFTHTIFYNEYPGGSKELDKSIRGGELFLTVLLNPISIFMTHLSNYGNDRLGLYTFESLVKFVQCWTNLRLQTLPPVQLAKKYFEIFPQEKNPLWQNPCDDKRHKDIWSKEKTCDRLPKFLIVGPQKTGTTAVHFFLTMHPAVTSNFPSPSTFEEIQFFNGPNYHKGIDWYMEFFPIPSNASTDFMFEKSANYFDTEVVPKRGAALLPRAKIITVLINPADRAYSWYQHQRAHNDPVALNYTFYQVISAKSQAPQELRNLQSRCLLPGWYSTHLERWLTYYPSGQLLIVDGQELRHNPASVMDNIQKFLGVTPLFNYTQALRFDEAKGFWCQLLDGGKTKCLGKSKGRKYPDMDSSSRLFLRDFYREHNIELSKLMNRLGQPLPSWLREELQNSSWS; encoded by the exons ATGATTCAGTTGTGGAAAGTAGTGCGGCACGTGCGACAGCTGGAGCTCCACAGATTGATCCTGCTGCTCATTGCATTCAGCCTGATCTCCATGTGCATCCTGGCTTACTACGTAACTAACAGTCCCAAAATCAAGGAGCCACCACCCCTGCCCTTCAGTGACTGCAGCAACCAGCACCGCATCTTGATCCCACCGCAAGCCAGCTGGAGGCTCACGAAATCTGTGGACACCTCACGCACAGATCCTGTGGTGCTAGTCTTTGTGGAAAGCATTTACTCCCAACTGGGGCAGGAAATAGTGGCCATCCTGGAATCTAGCCGGTTTAAATACAGGACAGAGATTGCCCCTGGCAAAGGGGATATGCCCACCCTGACAGACAAAGACAGGGGACGCTACGCTCTTATTATCTATGAGAACATCCTTAAATATGTGAACCTTGATGCTTGGAACCGAGAGCTGCTGGACAAATACTGTGTAGAGTATGGAGTGGGGATTATTGGCTTTTTCAAAGCCAACGAGAACAGCCTACTCAGTGCACAGCTCAAGGGTTTCCCCCTTTTCCTACATTCCAACTTGGGGCTGCGGGACTATCACATCAACCCTAGTGCTCCCCTGCTCTACGTCACCCGGGCTAACGAGGTGGAGCAGGGTCCCCTGCCTGGGGATGACTGGACTGTGTTCCAGTCAAACCACAGCACCTACGAGCCGGTGCTGTTGGCCAGCACGAAGTCCTCGGAGTCCATTCCTCACCTGGCCACCCACAAAGCATTGCATGCCACGGTGGTGCAGGACCTGGGTCTGCATGATGGGATCCAGCGGGTTCTCTTTGGCAATAACCTCAATTTTTGGCTGCACAAACTCATTTTCGTGGATGCCATTGCCTACTTGACTGGCAAGCGCCTCTGTCTCACACTTGATCGCTATATCCTCGTCGACATTGATGATATATTTGTGGGAAAAGAGGGCACTCGCATGAAAGTGTCTGATGTAGAG GCTTTACTGAGCACCCAGAATAAGCTGAGAACTTTAGTCCCAAATTTCACCTTCAACCTGGGCTTCTCAGGGAAATTCTACCACACAG GTACAGATGAGGAAGATGAAGGGGATGACATGCTGCTCAAACACAGGAAGGAGTTCTGGTGGTTCCCTCACATGTGGAGTCACATGCAGCCTCATCTTTTCCACAATGTCACTGTGCTGGCTGAGCAGATGAAGCTCAACAAACAGTTTGCTGTG GAGCATGGGATTCCCACAGACTTGGGCTATGCCGTAGCCCCCCATCATTCTGGGGTTTATCCTGTTCACACACAACTCTATGAGGCATGGAAATCAGTTTGGAGCATCCAAGTAACGAGCACAGAGGAATACCCACACCTGCGGCCTGCGCGGTACCGGCGTGGGTTTATCCATAATGGAATCATG GTTCTGCCTCGACAGACCTGTGGTCTTTTTACTCACACTATCTTCTATAATGAATATCCCGGTGGCTCAAAGGAGTTGGACAAGAGCATTCGTGGTGGTGAACTCTTCCTGACGGTGCTTCTGAACCCA ATCAGCATCTTCATGACCCACCTGTCCAACTATGGGAATGACCGTCTGGGACTGTACACTTTTGAGAGCCTGGTCAAGTTTGTGCAGTGCTGGACCAACCTTCGCCTGCAAACGCTGCCCCCTGTCCAACTTGcaaaaaagtactttgaaatctTTCCCCAGGAGAAGAATCCCTTGTGGCAG AATCCCTGTGATGATAAGAGGCACAAGGATATCTGGTCCAAAGAGAAAACGTGCGATCGACTCCCCAAGTTCCTCATCGTGGGACCTCAGAAAACCG GCACAACAGCTGTGCACTTCTTCTTGACCATGCATCCAGCTGTCACCAGTAACTTCCCAAGTCCATCCACCTTCGAGGAGATCCAGTTTTTTAATGGACCCAACTATCATAAAGGAATCGATTG GTACATGGAATTCTTTCCCATACCCTCCAATGCCAGCACAGACTTCATGTTTGAGAAGAGCGCTAATTACTTTGACACAGAGGTGGTACCAAAACGTggtgcagccctgctccctcgAGCCAAAATCATTACAGTTCTGATCAACCCTGCTGACCGAGCCTATTCCTGGTACCAG CACCAGCGTGCTCACAATGACCCTGTGGCACTCAATTACACCTTCTACCAAGTGATCTCTGCAAAATCCCAGGCCCCTCAGGAACTGCGCAACCTGCAGAGCCGATGCCTGCTCCCTGGCTGGTATTCAACTCACCTGGAGCGCTGGCTCACGTACTACCCCTCTGGGCAG CTTCTCATCGTGGATGGCCAGGAGCTGAGACACAACCCTGCCTCTGTAATGGACAACATCCAGAAGTTCTTGGGAGTTACACCGCTCTTCAACTACACCCAGGCCCTCAG ATTTGATGAAGCAAAAGGATTTTGGTGCCAGCTGCTAGATGGAGGAAAGACTAAATGCCTAGGAAagagtaaaggaagaaaataccctGATATGGATTCCTCG TCACGGCTGTTCCTAAGAGACTTCTACCGGGAGCACAACATTGAATTATCCAAGCTGATGAACAGACTTGGGCAGCCCCTTCCAAGCTGGCTCCGAGAGGAACTGCAGAACTCCAGCTGGAGCTGA